In Sphingobium sp. Z007, one DNA window encodes the following:
- a CDS encoding 50S ribosomal protein L25/general stress protein Ctc, with protein MSEQLTLSAEARDRAGKGASRALRREGRVPAVIYGMNEEPLSIHVEEKLLNKQLGTGHFFNSVIMVEVGGKTVRTLAKDVAFHPVSDRPLHADFLRVSEHATVHVHVPVRFENEDASPGLKKGGVLNVVAHDIELEVDAAEIPDEVVVDLTGLEVGDSIHISAVTLPKGTKALHADTDFSIATVVAPSALKSAEGEAEGEAAAEGE; from the coding sequence ATGAGCGAGCAGCTTACGCTGTCGGCCGAGGCACGCGATCGGGCAGGCAAGGGAGCCTCCCGCGCCCTCCGCCGTGAGGGCCGCGTACCCGCCGTCATCTATGGAATGAACGAAGAACCCCTGTCGATCCATGTCGAGGAAAAGCTCCTTAACAAGCAGCTCGGCACCGGCCACTTCTTCAATTCGGTCATCATGGTCGAAGTCGGCGGCAAGACCGTCCGCACCCTCGCCAAGGACGTGGCCTTCCACCCCGTCAGTGATCGTCCGCTGCACGCCGATTTCCTGCGCGTGTCCGAACATGCCACCGTGCACGTCCATGTGCCTGTGCGCTTCGAAAATGAAGACGCCTCGCCGGGCCTGAAGAAGGGCGGCGTGCTGAACGTCGTCGCGCACGACATCGAACTGGAAGTCGATGCGGCCGAAATCCCCGACGAAGTCGTGGTCGACCTGACTGGCCTGGAAGTCGGCGATTCGATCCACATCAGCGCCGTGACCCTGCCCAAGGGAACCAAGGCGCTGCACGCGGACACCGACTTCTCGATCGCGACCGTCGTCGCCCCGTCGGCGCTCAAGAGCGCCGAAGGCGAAGCGGAAGGCGAGGCAGCAGCCGAAGGCGAATAA
- a CDS encoding glycine--tRNA ligase subunit alpha, with product MAEGKALSFQDLILTLHAYWGKQGCVILQPYDMEVGAGTFHPATTLRALGPQPWNAAYVQPSRRPTDGRYGENPNRLQHYYQYQVIMKPSPANLQELYLGSLVEIGIDPLVHDIRFVEDDWESPTLGAWGLGWEVWCDGMEVTQFTYFQQMGGYDCKPVAGELTYGLERLAMYIQGVDSVYDLKFNDAGVTYGDVFLANEQQMSKWNFEVADTDKLFRWFKDCQAEYAQCIEANVPLAAYDQAIKASHVFNLLQARGVISVQERASYMGQVRDMAKGSCEAWIASNSDAWSAKFPGWVA from the coding sequence GTGGCCGAAGGCAAAGCGCTTTCCTTCCAGGACCTGATCCTGACCCTCCATGCCTATTGGGGGAAACAGGGCTGCGTCATTCTGCAACCCTATGACATGGAAGTCGGCGCGGGCACATTCCACCCCGCGACCACGCTGCGCGCGCTGGGGCCGCAGCCCTGGAACGCCGCCTATGTCCAGCCGAGCCGCCGGCCCACCGACGGCCGCTATGGCGAGAACCCCAACCGGTTGCAGCATTATTACCAATATCAGGTGATCATGAAGCCCAGCCCGGCGAATTTGCAGGAACTCTATCTGGGCAGTCTGGTGGAGATCGGCATCGACCCGCTGGTCCATGACATTCGCTTTGTCGAGGATGACTGGGAAAGCCCGACGCTGGGCGCCTGGGGGCTGGGCTGGGAAGTGTGGTGCGACGGCATGGAAGTCACGCAATTCACCTATTTTCAGCAGATGGGCGGATATGACTGCAAGCCGGTCGCAGGCGAGCTGACCTACGGGTTGGAGCGGCTCGCCATGTATATTCAGGGCGTCGACAGCGTGTACGACCTGAAATTCAATGACGCCGGCGTCACCTATGGCGACGTGTTCCTGGCGAACGAGCAGCAGATGTCGAAATGGAATTTCGAGGTCGCCGATACCGACAAGCTGTTCCGCTGGTTCAAGGATTGCCAGGCCGAATATGCGCAATGCATCGAGGCGAACGTGCCGCTAGCCGCCTATGACCAGGCGATCAAGGCGAGCCATGTGTTCAACCTGCTACAGGCGCGCGGCGTGATTTCCGTGCAGGAGCGCGCCAGCTATATGGGCCAGGTGCGCGACATGGCGAAGGGCAGTTGCGAGGCGTGGATCGCCAGCAATAGCGATGCGTGGAGCGCGAAATTTCCGGGGTGGGTGGCGTGA
- a CDS encoding TraB/GumN family protein codes for MKWLPTLLRAFTAALLIIGGVPAYAQTTAATPALWAVKDADTTIYLFGTVHVMKPDIDWFHGDIKRAFDRSDELVLEIIEPDDPNAIGATMTSTALAKDGIKLSDRLAPDARAKYQAAMDANSLPWRTFDMFNPWMSGMALSVAPLAKLGYKNDLGAEKILRSAAEAAGKKVDALETVEQQVGFFASLPMAQQVQFLNATVDGLPDMENEFGDLLRYWQAGQPDKLAKSMNESLEATPELAQVLLTGRNANWAKWIKARLDQPGTVFVAVGAGHLAGKGSVQDQLKTLGLCARRLKDVKP; via the coding sequence ATGAAATGGCTTCCCACCCTGTTGCGGGCGTTCACCGCTGCACTGCTCATCATCGGCGGCGTCCCTGCCTATGCCCAGACCACCGCCGCAACCCCGGCGCTATGGGCGGTCAAGGATGCCGACACCACCATCTACCTGTTCGGCACCGTCCATGTGATGAAACCGGACATCGACTGGTTCCACGGCGACATAAAGCGCGCCTTCGACCGCTCGGACGAGTTGGTGCTGGAAATCATAGAGCCGGACGATCCAAACGCGATCGGCGCGACCATGACCAGCACCGCGCTGGCCAAGGACGGCATAAAATTGTCCGATCGGCTGGCACCGGACGCGCGGGCGAAATATCAGGCGGCGATGGACGCCAACAGCCTGCCCTGGCGCACGTTCGACATGTTCAACCCCTGGATGAGCGGCATGGCCCTGTCAGTCGCGCCGCTGGCGAAGCTGGGCTATAAAAATGATCTGGGCGCGGAAAAAATCCTGCGCAGCGCGGCGGAAGCCGCGGGTAAAAAGGTCGATGCGCTCGAAACCGTCGAGCAGCAGGTCGGCTTCTTCGCCAGCCTGCCGATGGCGCAACAGGTGCAGTTCCTCAACGCCACTGTCGATGGCCTGCCCGATATGGAAAACGAATTTGGCGACCTGCTGCGCTACTGGCAGGCGGGGCAGCCGGACAAGCTGGCCAAGTCCATGAACGAATCGCTCGAAGCGACGCCGGAACTGGCGCAAGTGCTGCTGACCGGCCGCAACGCCAATTGGGCCAAATGGATCAAGGCGCGGCTGGATCAGCCCGGCACCGTCTTCGTCGCCGTGGGCGCGGGCCATCTGGCTGGCAAGGGCAGCGTACAGGACCAACTCAAGACATTGGGCCTGTGCGCCCGTCGCCTTAAGGACGTGAAACCATGA
- the glyS gene encoding glycine--tRNA ligase subunit beta, whose amino-acid sequence MKDFLLELRCEEIPARMQLKASDDLARLFSEELGKAGLTPAAIESFVTPRRLALIARDLPLETAAVSEEFKGPRTSAPAQALEGFLRKTGLTHDQLEDRDGVWFGQVNKPGRATMDVLAQAVPAVIRAFPWPKAMRWGVASQTTESLRWVRPLQGIVAIFGEQLVDIAVEDVRSGYATLGHRFHHPGAITIGGADDYVEKLRACHVIVSHQERQAIIAEKAAKAAAAHGYTVIEDKGLVAENAGLTEWPVPLLGDFDPAFLEVPPEVIQLTLRINQKYFVLRDAGGKLAPAFICTANIEAKDGGAAIIAGNRKVLAARLSDARFFWEQDRKTALVDHAKKLERITFHEKLGTVADKVERVAKLARWLVEEGIVTSGTLSLEGEGRERVLDADYVHGTGVEPPHPSPLPHGEREQLADLAEQAARLCKADLVTEMVGEFPELQGVMGGYYARAEGLPDTVADAIRDHYKPVGQGDDVPSAPVTVAVSLADKLDTLSCFFAVDERPTGSKDPFAIRRAALAIIELIGRNSLRLGLRAPASAIWLQARKHSYVDEFQAPFADQALQMEYVGAPFEYFRQLRRSKLNMGRHLPADKVKEMEAIAAEEFDKNVAVYTLYDAAISDFFADRLKVQQKEAGVRHDLIDAVFALGGEDDLVRLLARVHALQSFVATDDGANLLAGYKRAANILKKEGAGQASAPAHAGAQGDEALSGPGLLPSQEHGAFDYTPEPAEAALIAALDAAEPRAAQAVADERFEDAMTALATLRAPIDAFFETVTVNDADPAKRAARLALLDRVRAAVHGVADFSKIAG is encoded by the coding sequence GTGAAGGATTTCCTCCTCGAACTGCGCTGCGAGGAAATTCCCGCGCGTATGCAATTGAAGGCGTCGGACGATCTGGCGCGGCTGTTCAGCGAAGAACTGGGCAAGGCTGGGCTGACACCCGCCGCGATCGAGAGTTTCGTGACGCCACGTCGATTGGCGCTGATCGCGCGCGACCTGCCGCTCGAAACCGCGGCGGTGAGCGAGGAGTTCAAGGGGCCGCGCACATCCGCGCCGGCCCAGGCGCTCGAAGGCTTTTTGCGCAAGACCGGCCTGACCCACGACCAGTTGGAAGACCGGGACGGCGTGTGGTTCGGGCAAGTGAACAAGCCTGGTCGCGCGACCATGGATGTGTTGGCGCAGGCCGTGCCCGCCGTCATCCGCGCCTTTCCCTGGCCCAAGGCGATGCGCTGGGGCGTCGCCAGCCAGACGACCGAGAGCCTGCGCTGGGTCCGCCCGTTGCAGGGCATCGTCGCGATCTTCGGCGAGCAACTGGTCGATATCGCGGTGGAGGATGTGCGGTCGGGCTATGCGACGCTGGGGCATCGTTTCCATCATCCCGGCGCGATCACCATCGGCGGCGCGGACGATTATGTCGAAAAGCTGCGCGCCTGCCATGTGATCGTTAGCCATCAGGAGCGGCAGGCGATCATCGCGGAGAAGGCGGCGAAGGCCGCTGCGGCGCATGGCTACACCGTGATCGAGGACAAGGGACTGGTTGCGGAGAATGCGGGGCTGACCGAATGGCCGGTGCCGCTGCTGGGCGATTTCGATCCCGCGTTTCTGGAAGTGCCGCCGGAGGTTATTCAGCTAACGCTGCGCATCAACCAGAAATATTTCGTGCTGCGCGACGCGGGCGGGAAACTGGCGCCTGCTTTCATCTGCACCGCCAATATCGAGGCGAAGGATGGCGGCGCGGCGATCATCGCGGGCAACCGCAAGGTGCTGGCCGCGCGGCTGAGCGATGCCCGCTTCTTCTGGGAGCAGGATCGCAAGACCGCGTTGGTGGACCATGCAAAGAAGCTGGAGCGGATTACGTTTCACGAGAAGCTGGGGACGGTCGCCGACAAGGTCGAGCGGGTCGCCAAGCTGGCGCGGTGGCTGGTGGAGGAGGGGATTGTCACCTCTGGAACCCTCTCCCTTGAGGGAGAGGGCAGGGAGAGGGTGCTCGACGCGGATTACGTGCACGGCACTGGCGTCGAACCCCCTCACCCCAGCCCTCTCCCCCATGGGGAGAGGGAGCAACTTGCTGACCTCGCCGAACAGGCCGCGCGCCTGTGCAAGGCTGACCTCGTCACCGAAATGGTCGGCGAGTTCCCCGAATTGCAGGGCGTCATGGGCGGCTATTACGCCCGCGCGGAAGGCTTGCCCGATACCGTGGCCGACGCGATCCGCGACCATTATAAGCCGGTCGGGCAGGGCGATGATGTTCCGAGTGCGCCGGTGACGGTGGCGGTGAGTTTGGCGGATAAGCTGGATACGCTGTCTTGCTTTTTTGCAGTTGATGAGAGACCCACTGGGTCGAAAGATCCGTTTGCGATAAGACGGGCTGCATTGGCTATTATCGAATTGATTGGTCGAAACAGTTTGCGTTTGGGGCTTCGTGCGCCGGCTTCAGCGATTTGGTTGCAAGCAAGGAAGCATTCTTACGTTGACGAATTTCAAGCGCCGTTTGCCGACCAAGCGCTACAGATGGAATATGTCGGCGCGCCGTTTGAATATTTCCGTCAACTCCGTCGCTCCAAGCTAAACATGGGTCGGCATTTGCCTGCTGATAAAGTGAAAGAGATGGAAGCGATTGCGGCGGAAGAATTTGATAAAAATGTCGCCGTTTATACCCTGTACGATGCTGCAATTTCTGATTTTTTCGCCGACCGCCTCAAGGTCCAACAGAAGGAAGCGGGCGTCCGTCACGACCTGATCGACGCGGTGTTTGCGCTTGGGGGCGAGGATGATCTCGTCCGCCTGCTCGCGCGCGTTCATGCGTTGCAGTCCTTCGTCGCGACAGATGATGGCGCGAACCTGCTTGCGGGGTACAAGCGGGCGGCTAATATTCTCAAGAAGGAGGGGGCTGGGCAAGCCAGTGCTCCTGCGCACGCAGGAGCCCAGGGCGACGAAGCGCTATCTGGCCCTGGGCTCCTGCCTTCGCAGGAGCACGGCGCGTTTGATTACACCCCCGAACCCGCCGAAGCCGCGCTCATCGCCGCGCTGGACGCTGCCGAACCGCGCGCGGCGCAGGCTGTG
- a CDS encoding TraB/GumN family protein, which yields MMRLVTRLLALFALTLVAACGQNDTPAAKGQGGPALWQVQRGALNGWLFGTIHVLPKGLAWQTPTITEAMTASDRLVLEAADLQDEQKTLSLFEKMGRSAGLPPLERRVPDEEKTALVKAMTDGGTNSQLLSGYESWAAAMLLSAASQQGLGVSQDDGVEPVLIERFKKAGKPIGGLETVERQFAAFDTLPEAAQSRLLVQTIHEAKGMKALYDRILTAWSKGDMDAIAREDQVGEQPDPMVEEAVLVARNRDWVKAIEPMQGRPFIAVGAGHLTGRENLIDLLKAKGFTVTRVQ from the coding sequence ATGATGCGCCTCGTCACCCGCCTCCTCGCCCTGTTCGCGCTGACGCTGGTCGCCGCCTGCGGACAGAATGACACGCCCGCAGCCAAGGGGCAGGGCGGCCCGGCCCTGTGGCAGGTGCAGCGCGGCGCGCTGAACGGCTGGCTGTTCGGCACCATCCATGTCCTGCCCAAGGGCCTGGCCTGGCAAACGCCCACGATCACCGAGGCGATGACCGCATCCGACCGGCTGGTGCTGGAAGCCGCGGACCTGCAGGACGAACAGAAGACCTTGTCGCTGTTCGAGAAGATGGGCCGCAGCGCCGGCCTGCCGCCGCTGGAACGGCGCGTACCGGACGAGGAAAAGACCGCCTTGGTCAAGGCGATGACGGACGGCGGCACCAACAGCCAATTGCTATCAGGCTATGAAAGCTGGGCCGCCGCGATGCTGCTGTCCGCCGCCAGCCAGCAGGGCCTCGGCGTCAGCCAGGATGACGGCGTCGAACCCGTGCTGATCGAGCGCTTCAAGAAGGCCGGCAAGCCGATCGGCGGTCTGGAGACGGTCGAACGCCAATTCGCCGCCTTCGACACGCTGCCCGAAGCGGCGCAATCCCGCCTGCTCGTCCAGACCATCCATGAAGCCAAGGGCATGAAGGCGCTCTACGACCGCATCCTCACCGCCTGGTCCAAGGGCGACATGGACGCGATCGCCAGGGAGGACCAGGTCGGCGAACAGCCCGATCCGATGGTCGAGGAAGCGGTGCTCGTCGCCCGCAACCGCGACTGGGTGAAAGCGATCGAACCGATGCAGGGCCGCCCCTTCATCGCGGTGGGCGCGGGGCATCTGACCGGCCGCGAAAATCTGATCGACCTGCTCAAGGCCAAGGGGTTCACGGTGACGCGGGTGCAGTAA